In one uncultured Devosia sp. genomic region, the following are encoded:
- a CDS encoding DUF378 domain-containing protein, producing the protein MKALNILTLLLIIIGGVNWLLVGAAQVDLVATIFGGQQAIVSRIVYILVGLSALYQLIPFSKALSVGEVHAEAGRRY; encoded by the coding sequence ATGAAAGCCCTCAATATTCTCACGCTGCTGCTTATTATCATTGGCGGTGTCAACTGGTTGCTGGTCGGAGCTGCTCAGGTCGACCTCGTCGCGACGATTTTCGGCGGCCAGCAAGCGATCGTCTCTCGCATCGTATACATTCTGGTCGGTCTGTCGGCCCTCTATCAACTCATCCCGTTCTCGAAGGCATTGTCGGTAGGCGAAGTCCACGCCGAAGCCGGCAGGCGGTATTGA
- the nadE gene encoding ammonia-dependent NAD(+) synthetase, with protein sequence MVTQTEVIVQLGVAPTFDAVDESEGRTAFLKNYLVGTGLSAYVLGISGGVDSTTAAMLAQRAVSELRAGGYSARFIAVRLPYGVQADEQDAAAAIEAIGADQVITVNIKESSDSMWQAVKGAGLRGDGTQSDDVLLGNIKARQRMVAQYAIAGASSGLVIGTDHAAEAVMGFFTKFGDGAADILPLAGLNKRRIRAIAAHLGVPGTLVSKTPTADLEDNAPLRPDEEAYGVSYDQIDDFLEGKTIDESAQSRILRAYNATAHKRSLPVAANGG encoded by the coding sequence ATGGTTACGCAGACCGAAGTGATTGTCCAACTCGGTGTCGCTCCGACTTTTGATGCGGTAGATGAAAGCGAAGGGCGGACTGCCTTTCTGAAGAACTACCTCGTCGGCACGGGACTCTCGGCGTATGTCCTCGGAATTAGCGGCGGCGTAGATTCCACCACCGCTGCGATGCTTGCTCAGCGCGCTGTCTCGGAGCTGCGAGCGGGGGGCTACAGTGCTCGATTTATTGCAGTCCGGCTTCCCTATGGTGTCCAAGCCGATGAGCAGGATGCCGCCGCTGCTATCGAAGCAATAGGGGCGGACCAGGTTATCACCGTGAACATAAAGGAATCTTCGGATTCAATGTGGCAGGCGGTGAAAGGAGCTGGGTTGAGAGGAGACGGCACCCAAAGCGACGATGTCCTTCTTGGTAACATCAAGGCTCGTCAACGAATGGTAGCGCAGTATGCCATCGCGGGAGCATCAAGCGGTTTGGTAATTGGGACAGATCACGCTGCTGAAGCGGTAATGGGCTTCTTCACGAAATTTGGCGACGGCGCCGCCGATATTCTTCCTCTTGCCGGGCTGAATAAGCGGCGCATCCGGGCGATCGCAGCACATTTAGGTGTTCCGGGAACCCTCGTGTCCAAAACCCCAACGGCGGATCTGGAAGACAACGCGCCGCTTCGACCCGACGAAGAGGCGTACGGAGTAAGCTACGATCAGATCGATGACTTTCTCGAAGGCAAGACCATCGACGAGTCAGCACAGTCACGCATTCTTCGGGCTTATAACGCAACGGCGCACAAGCGTTCGCTCCCCGTCGCTGCCAATGGCGGGTAG
- a CDS encoding cysteine hydrolase, with product MRLAHLCVDVQNLFAENTDWHAPWLKRTLPAIEALVERSPERTIFTRFIPAENAETASGSWKDYYRRWPSMTRDALSAELLRVVPALDRFCPPARVLDKQTYSPWLGTNLNSILQTEAVDTLLISGGETDVCVLATVLGAIDLGYHVIIATDAVFGSADQTHDAALTLYASRFGQQLTASETQHVLDNWTHWNL from the coding sequence ATGAGGCTCGCTCATCTTTGCGTCGACGTTCAGAATTTATTCGCCGAGAACACCGACTGGCATGCACCGTGGTTGAAACGGACTTTGCCAGCCATTGAGGCGCTGGTGGAACGATCGCCGGAACGCACGATCTTTACGAGGTTCATCCCGGCAGAGAATGCTGAAACAGCGAGTGGCTCTTGGAAGGATTATTATAGACGTTGGCCTTCGATGACCCGCGATGCGCTTTCGGCGGAACTGCTACGCGTGGTGCCCGCACTGGACCGGTTTTGTCCGCCAGCGAGAGTATTGGACAAGCAAACATATTCACCTTGGCTCGGCACCAATTTGAATTCTATCCTGCAGACCGAAGCGGTCGACACCTTGCTGATTTCGGGAGGCGAGACGGATGTTTGTGTTCTTGCCACCGTGCTGGGCGCCATTGACTTAGGGTACCACGTCATCATCGCGACCGACGCGGTGTTTGGTTCAGCTGACCAAACACACGACGCAGCGTTGACACTTTATGCCAGTCGGTTTGGACAGCAGCTCACCGCTTCCGAGACCCAGCATGTTCTGGATAATTGGACGCACTGGAATCTCTAA
- a CDS encoding DUF421 domain-containing protein: protein MEQASTAFDVQRMLFGDEPPLFLLEIAFRTIVIYAYTLLLLRWLGSRTVGQLSTVEFLLVIALGSAVGDAMFYPDVPLLHAMLVVTIVVVANKGLDLLIARSKKAEEVIDGKPREVVRDGVLTSAFLASRTVSREELFQQLREDGIEQLGEVWRAYIEKDGQLTVFRTGGTPPAGLRIVPPSQIKPHHLFEPLTGSDTTLAICATCGHSFDGEMRCHNCGASRWTAASSQRIT from the coding sequence TTGGAGCAGGCTAGTACCGCATTTGATGTCCAGCGCATGCTCTTCGGCGATGAGCCACCCCTATTTCTTCTCGAAATCGCCTTTCGAACCATTGTCATCTACGCCTATACCCTCCTGCTGCTGCGTTGGCTTGGAAGCCGAACGGTGGGACAGCTCTCGACCGTTGAGTTTTTGCTGGTTATCGCATTAGGATCCGCAGTCGGCGATGCAATGTTCTATCCAGACGTCCCGTTGCTGCACGCCATGTTGGTTGTCACCATCGTCGTAGTGGCAAACAAGGGGCTCGATTTGCTGATTGCTCGCAGCAAAAAGGCGGAAGAGGTTATTGACGGTAAGCCAAGGGAAGTTGTTCGGGACGGAGTTTTGACGAGCGCGTTCCTCGCTAGTCGCACCGTGAGCAGGGAGGAGCTTTTTCAGCAGCTTCGTGAGGATGGTATCGAGCAACTGGGTGAAGTATGGCGCGCGTATATCGAAAAGGACGGCCAACTCACCGTTTTCAGAACCGGCGGTACGCCACCTGCCGGTTTGCGGATCGTTCCTCCTTCACAGATCAAGCCTCACCATCTGTTTGAGCCTTTGACCGGCAGCGACACCACCTTGGCGATCTGTGCGACCTGCGGACATAGCTTTGATGGGGAAATGCGCTGCCACAACTGCGGCGCCAGCCGCTGGACAGCAGCATCAAGTCAGCGGATCACCTAG
- the treZ gene encoding malto-oligosyltrehalose trehalohydrolase has protein sequence MVEEPKHQLTIQQRTDAGISVREVCMRGPKPEKVIRSHKMRFGAEVRNGGARFKIWAPKCKVMRLKLKGKRNALELEAIGDGWHRLDVDGVPPGSLYKYVLPDDTEIPDPFSRHQPQDVHGYSELIDPASYNWTDRDWRGRPWEETILYEVHIGTFTQEGSFLAAIEKLDHLAALGVTALQIMPVADFYGNFNWGYDGAMWFAPESNYGRPEDFKAFVDAAHRRSMSVFLDVVYNHFGPHGNYLPSIAPIFTKAHESPWGEAINYDGKGAEVVREIAIENALYWLSEFNLDGLRFDAVHTIADDSTSHILELLAARLRASRSHRYTHLIIENSDNEERWLRRNGGSEPVHYTAQWNDDVHHLLHAAATGENTGYYADFDNFEERSDKLGRALAEGFAYQGEMKPHEGMARGEPSVGLPSTSFVVYMQNHDQIGNRVKGDRITRLANESAVKALTAVYLLSPQIPMLFMGEEWGSTQPFPFFSDVPVELRDAVREGRQEELKKTPEHDDPSKPSVQDAVDPTSAKTFRSAKLEWKDIGKDGHREWLDHYRSLIDVRQMEIIPRLVGQQGFASSYELLGPKAVLVTWTMGDGSTLRLYANLDSDTQGDVPPIIGRRIHLQGFVEEGRLGPWSVLWTVTV, from the coding sequence ATGGTCGAGGAACCGAAACACCAGCTCACCATTCAGCAGCGGACCGATGCTGGTATTTCGGTTCGTGAGGTATGTATGCGTGGTCCCAAGCCCGAGAAAGTTATTCGTAGTCACAAAATGCGCTTCGGCGCCGAAGTCCGGAACGGTGGCGCCAGGTTCAAGATCTGGGCGCCAAAATGCAAAGTGATGCGGCTAAAGCTGAAGGGGAAGCGCAACGCTCTCGAACTCGAAGCCATCGGAGACGGGTGGCACCGTCTTGACGTTGACGGGGTGCCCCCCGGATCGCTCTATAAATATGTGCTGCCAGACGACACCGAGATTCCCGACCCGTTTTCCCGCCATCAGCCACAGGACGTTCACGGCTACAGTGAGCTGATCGATCCCGCGAGTTACAACTGGACAGACCGGGATTGGCGAGGCCGTCCTTGGGAAGAAACGATCCTCTATGAGGTCCATATCGGTACCTTCACCCAAGAAGGCTCTTTCCTGGCCGCGATCGAGAAGCTGGATCATTTGGCGGCGCTGGGGGTAACGGCCCTGCAAATCATGCCCGTCGCCGACTTCTACGGCAATTTCAATTGGGGATACGACGGCGCCATGTGGTTTGCGCCGGAGTCCAACTATGGCCGGCCCGAGGACTTCAAGGCCTTTGTAGACGCGGCCCATCGACGGTCAATGAGCGTGTTCCTGGACGTGGTCTACAATCATTTCGGGCCGCACGGGAACTATCTGCCATCTATCGCCCCGATCTTCACCAAGGCGCATGAAAGCCCTTGGGGCGAAGCAATCAACTACGACGGCAAGGGCGCGGAAGTCGTTCGCGAGATAGCAATTGAAAATGCTCTATACTGGCTAAGCGAGTTCAACCTGGATGGTCTTCGCTTCGACGCGGTCCATACCATCGCGGACGACAGCACCAGCCACATCCTCGAACTCCTGGCAGCCCGTCTTCGGGCATCGCGTTCACACCGGTACACGCACCTGATCATCGAAAACTCTGACAACGAAGAGCGATGGCTGCGCCGAAATGGCGGATCCGAGCCCGTGCATTACACGGCGCAGTGGAACGACGATGTTCATCACCTACTGCACGCGGCCGCCACCGGCGAGAACACCGGCTATTATGCAGACTTCGACAATTTCGAGGAACGCTCGGACAAGCTCGGTCGGGCGCTTGCCGAGGGTTTCGCCTATCAGGGCGAGATGAAGCCGCACGAAGGAATGGCCCGCGGGGAGCCGAGTGTTGGCCTGCCGTCCACCTCCTTCGTGGTCTACATGCAGAACCACGATCAGATCGGCAATCGCGTCAAGGGCGATCGCATTACCCGCTTGGCCAATGAGAGCGCCGTCAAAGCGCTAACCGCTGTCTATCTTCTGTCGCCCCAGATACCGATGCTGTTCATGGGTGAGGAGTGGGGGAGCACGCAGCCCTTTCCGTTCTTTTCTGACGTCCCGGTGGAATTGCGGGACGCCGTTCGTGAGGGCCGACAGGAAGAGCTCAAGAAGACACCTGAGCATGACGACCCCAGCAAGCCAAGCGTACAGGATGCCGTGGACCCCACTAGTGCCAAGACCTTCCGCTCCGCCAAATTGGAATGGAAGGATATCGGCAAGGACGGACATCGAGAATGGCTTGACCACTACCGATCACTGATCGACGTCCGGCAGATGGAGATCATTCCACGCCTCGTCGGACAACAAGGGTTTGCATCGAGCTATGAGCTGCTTGGGCCCAAGGCCGTGCTGGTCACGTGGACCATGGGAGACGGCTCCACGCTGAGGTTGTACGCCAATCTCGATAGCGACACCCAGGGCGACGTTCCGCCGATCATAGGCAGGCGAATTCACCTTCAAGGATTTGTCGAAGAAGGGCGGCTCGGCCCCTGGTCCGTTCTGTGGACAGTGACAGTATAG
- a CDS encoding TIGR03885 family FMN-dependent LLM class oxidoreductase, with the protein MTVIGYHASHEQFAPSELLKLVVMAEEAGFGAAKSSDHFHPWSERQGQSGFAWSWLGAALQATSFSNGIISAPGYRYHPAVLAQAAATCGEMFPGRIWLALGSGEAVNESITGEFWPEKAERNARLEECVDITRALFAGETVTHRGRVTVVEAKLYTRPSDPVPLFGAAVSATTAKFVGTWADGLLTTSGGDIETTREVIMAFREAAGPDKPIYLQHALSWAETEDQAYQEALDQWAPVAAGGEINWDLRRPSDFDLISKTVRREDIDRCIKVSSDVSQHASWVTELAELGVDRIFLHCVGKNQRHFIEAFSSVVKQLNGTDVVGDH; encoded by the coding sequence ATGACAGTGATCGGTTACCACGCCTCGCACGAACAATTCGCGCCTTCCGAACTACTCAAACTGGTTGTGATGGCCGAGGAGGCTGGCTTTGGCGCAGCAAAATCTTCGGATCATTTCCACCCGTGGAGCGAACGGCAGGGACAATCTGGATTTGCCTGGTCGTGGCTCGGCGCAGCGCTGCAGGCGACATCGTTCTCGAACGGTATCATCTCTGCTCCGGGATATCGCTATCACCCCGCGGTCCTGGCTCAAGCGGCAGCGACATGCGGAGAGATGTTCCCCGGAAGGATCTGGCTTGCCTTGGGGAGCGGCGAGGCTGTCAACGAGTCCATCACCGGGGAGTTCTGGCCCGAGAAGGCGGAGCGGAACGCCCGGCTCGAGGAGTGCGTCGACATCACGCGAGCCTTGTTTGCAGGTGAAACTGTGACCCATCGAGGTCGTGTAACCGTCGTCGAAGCAAAGCTCTACACCAGGCCATCGGATCCCGTGCCGCTTTTTGGAGCAGCTGTTTCCGCCACGACCGCCAAGTTTGTTGGGACATGGGCCGATGGCCTTCTCACCACATCCGGCGGAGACATCGAAACGACACGAGAAGTCATAATGGCGTTCCGTGAAGCGGCTGGGCCAGACAAGCCCATTTATTTGCAACACGCCTTAAGCTGGGCTGAAACCGAAGATCAGGCTTACCAGGAGGCGCTTGATCAGTGGGCGCCGGTGGCAGCTGGTGGCGAGATCAATTGGGACCTTCGCCGACCCAGTGATTTCGATTTAATTTCCAAAACTGTTCGACGTGAAGACATCGACCGCTGCATCAAGGTCTCCTCCGATGTCAGCCAGCATGCCAGCTGGGTCACCGAGCTTGCGGAACTTGGGGTTGACCGGATCTTCCTCCACTGCGTCGGCAAGAACCAGCGGCACTTCATCGAAGCTTTCAGTTCCGTCGTTAAACAGCTCAACGGAACCGATGTCGTTGGGGACCATTAG
- a CDS encoding SDR family NAD(P)-dependent oxidoreductase has translation MKTGKHEISGKTIVIAGASSGFGRGAALELARQGANVVVAARRIEALDSLVSEIVAAGGKAVSAKCDVSSAKDVAKLKDTAVQHYGRIDVWVNNVGVGALGLFWDIPIEDHARLIDVNLKGLLYGAHAALLEFKAQGFGVLVNVGSIDSEVPLAYQASYAATKAAVLSLSRSLNEELRLAELPDIKVATIMPWAVDTPWWTHAANYTGHQPRMAAMDDPEIVVDAIVRACVHPKEEMPVGPKAHASNISHHLFGDLTERLSADIAHREVHKAWLAPSTTGSLHTPMSEGTSVDGGIRARMKQEDT, from the coding sequence ATGAAAACCGGCAAGCATGAGATTTCTGGCAAGACCATCGTCATAGCAGGCGCATCCAGCGGGTTTGGCCGTGGGGCTGCACTTGAGCTGGCGCGCCAAGGTGCGAATGTGGTCGTCGCAGCACGGCGGATCGAAGCCCTGGATAGTCTGGTCTCGGAAATCGTAGCGGCTGGCGGCAAGGCTGTGTCCGCCAAATGCGATGTCAGTTCCGCAAAGGACGTAGCCAAGCTCAAGGACACGGCAGTTCAGCACTATGGGCGCATCGACGTTTGGGTGAATAACGTCGGTGTCGGCGCTCTCGGTCTCTTCTGGGATATCCCTATCGAAGACCATGCTCGCTTGATCGACGTGAATCTGAAAGGCCTCTTGTACGGAGCCCATGCAGCTCTCCTCGAATTCAAGGCGCAAGGCTTCGGTGTGCTGGTCAATGTCGGATCCATCGATAGCGAGGTACCCCTCGCCTATCAGGCTTCCTATGCCGCCACCAAAGCTGCGGTCCTGAGCTTGAGCCGATCGCTCAACGAAGAGCTTCGACTGGCCGAGCTGCCGGATATCAAAGTTGCCACCATCATGCCTTGGGCTGTGGACACGCCCTGGTGGACTCATGCGGCAAACTACACAGGACATCAGCCAAGAATGGCTGCCATGGACGATCCGGAGATAGTGGTGGACGCAATTGTCCGCGCCTGCGTGCACCCCAAGGAGGAAATGCCTGTTGGACCGAAGGCCCATGCCTCGAACATTTCCCATCACCTTTTCGGCGATCTCACAGAGCGGCTATCCGCCGATATCGCGCATCGGGAGGTCCATAAGGCTTGGCTCGCGCCTTCCACAACAGGCAGCCTTCACACTCCGATGTCTGAAGGAACGAGCGTCGATGGAGGTATCCGCGCAAGGATGAAACAGGAAGATACCTGA
- a CDS encoding ferritin-like domain-containing protein: MATEKTLDDLFLDTLKDIYYAERQILKALPKMAKAAQSEELAAGFQQHLEETEGHVERLLQVFELLGKPARGKTCDAILGIIEEAKSIMDEFKDTVALDAGLVAAAQAVEHYEIARYGTLKAWATQLGYDEAAKLFDATLNEEVATDQKLSQLGEAQANPKAA, from the coding sequence ATGGCTACCGAAAAGACACTCGACGATCTCTTTCTCGATACGCTCAAGGATATCTACTACGCTGAACGCCAAATTCTGAAAGCGCTGCCAAAGATGGCGAAGGCTGCCCAGTCAGAAGAGCTGGCGGCAGGTTTCCAGCAGCACCTCGAAGAAACCGAAGGCCACGTTGAACGCCTGTTGCAGGTGTTCGAGCTCTTGGGCAAGCCCGCTCGCGGCAAGACTTGTGACGCCATCCTGGGCATCATCGAAGAAGCCAAGAGCATCATGGATGAGTTCAAGGATACGGTAGCACTGGATGCCGGTCTCGTCGCCGCTGCTCAGGCTGTCGAGCACTATGAAATCGCCCGTTATGGCACGCTGAAGGCCTGGGCAACGCAGCTCGGTTATGATGAAGCGGCAAAGCTGTTTGACGCTACCCTCAATGAGGAAGTCGCGACCGATCAGAAGCTCAGCCAACTGGGCGAAGCCCAGGCCAATCCGAAAGCCGCATAA
- a CDS encoding cupin domain-containing protein: MGIYGYHHFHSNAHEVLGVAEGSAALVLGGEEGAEVKVSKGDVILLPAGTGHRRIKDSWDFWVVSAYPQGQESPDEHWAE; the protein is encoded by the coding sequence ATGGGAATCTACGGCTATCACCACTTCCACTCTAACGCACATGAAGTTCTTGGTGTCGCCGAAGGCTCTGCTGCTTTGGTTTTGGGCGGAGAAGAAGGGGCGGAAGTAAAGGTATCCAAAGGCGATGTCATACTTCTCCCAGCGGGCACCGGGCATCGCCGCATCAAAGACAGCTGGGATTTCTGGGTGGTCAGTGCCTATCCTCAGGGACAGGAATCGCCGGACGAACACTGGGCAGAGTAG
- a CDS encoding DUF4326 domain-containing protein — MTASPRRIQLSRRPGWRLPPESMSVARPGKWGNPYAIGSVGPTGDEVADRATAVTLFRQMLLDPSLRAAAGYPTDLSTLRGKNLGCWCSLDGPCHANVLLEFANKLSESELTGR; from the coding sequence GTGACGGCATCACCGCGCCGAATTCAATTATCGAGAAGACCGGGCTGGCGGCTGCCGCCGGAGTCCATGAGCGTCGCACGGCCCGGCAAATGGGGTAACCCATATGCCATCGGCAGCGTGGGCCCCACCGGTGATGAGGTCGCTGATCGAGCGACCGCCGTGACCCTTTTCCGACAGATGCTGCTCGACCCAAGTCTTCGAGCCGCCGCAGGGTACCCCACTGATCTTTCAACGTTGCGCGGAAAGAACCTTGGGTGCTGGTGCAGCCTCGACGGTCCCTGCCATGCCAACGTACTCCTCGAATTCGCCAACAAACTTAGCGAGAGCGAGCTCACGGGCCGATGA
- a CDS encoding porin family protein produces the protein MNKFALVAAAGVLSTSSAFAADLYIAPQAQPAPTYNTSVYDWSGFYAGVNLGYGWAEYDLNDVTGPVTIDDIDGILGGAQVGYNHDFGGFLLGAEADFQFSDINRSITGAAGSFDVGIESFGTVRARAGLAVDRFLPYVTGGLAWANGSATVVGAGLGTLLDEDETYVGYTIGAGVEYAVTDNVTVKGEYLYADFGSKDFSTAAGTLNTNLDAHVVRAGLNYKF, from the coding sequence ATGAACAAGTTTGCACTCGTCGCCGCTGCCGGCGTTCTGTCCACCTCGTCGGCTTTTGCTGCGGATCTCTACATTGCGCCTCAGGCACAGCCTGCGCCGACCTACAACACCAGCGTTTACGACTGGTCGGGGTTTTATGCCGGTGTGAACCTCGGCTACGGCTGGGCAGAATATGATCTGAACGATGTCACCGGCCCGGTAACCATCGACGATATCGACGGCATCCTTGGCGGTGCCCAGGTGGGCTATAACCACGATTTCGGCGGCTTCCTGCTCGGTGCAGAAGCTGACTTCCAGTTTTCCGATATAAACCGCAGCATCACCGGTGCAGCCGGCAGCTTTGATGTTGGCATCGAATCCTTTGGCACCGTGCGCGCTCGTGCCGGCCTCGCCGTCGACCGCTTCCTGCCCTACGTAACCGGCGGTCTGGCTTGGGCCAATGGCTCGGCAACTGTTGTTGGCGCTGGTCTTGGCACGCTTCTCGACGAAGATGAGACCTATGTCGGTTACACCATCGGTGCTGGCGTGGAATATGCCGTGACCGACAATGTCACCGTCAAAGGCGAATATCTTTATGCCGACTTCGGCAGCAAGGACTTCTCGACTGCCGCCGGCACACTCAATACCAATCTCGACGCCCACGTCGTCCGGGCCGGTCTAAACTACAAGTTCTAG
- a CDS encoding HU family DNA-binding protein: protein MATTNEISENIAAEHSIPKAQAKALVESVIKAITDAAVAGDEVSLPGFGKFKVKASPAREGRNPSTGAPITIAASNKMTFVPAKALKDALNK from the coding sequence ATGGCGACCACCAACGAAATCTCCGAAAACATCGCTGCCGAACATAGTATCCCGAAGGCCCAAGCCAAGGCTCTCGTCGAGAGCGTGATCAAGGCAATCACGGATGCTGCGGTGGCAGGCGATGAAGTGTCTTTGCCTGGGTTCGGAAAATTTAAGGTGAAAGCTTCTCCTGCCCGGGAAGGCCGCAATCCGTCTACCGGCGCCCCTATCACTATCGCAGCCAGTAACAAGATGACGTTCGTGCCTGCCAAGGCGCTGAAGGATGCCTTGAACAAGTAG
- a CDS encoding DUF6538 domain-containing protein — translation MAAPFRSPDSGIFQLRVRVPADLVAVVGSAEVKASLRTRDPDEAKRAFLRKMNELEARWGSLRRGVTSVSQKEAVAIAGEFYRDLVSANEDDPGEHDLALGRVLAAQVAAKTKGTKVIASGDPEITARLLQGLMDQNRASVMDYLERRGERVDGASFERILTAVNGAVAQGREQVLRFSEGDYSPDPKADRFPERAAAQGSDAGLPADFHDLKTIYELYAEEAKHAPSTRKKWRAIIAEVAGQIPDIRDLTAIWCVGWKDRLRARGLSSKSIQFGYLAALRCTCGWAVNNLRIANNPMDRITIKVSTNQSAQARGYTDKEARFVLGLTRRELVGRFSAETRAARRWVPWVAAYTGARVGEIAQLRKKDIQEHEGVWLVWITPEAGTVKGGNSRFVAIHPDLIAQGFLEFVAAAKPGPLFYNAKRTRGGSPQNPSYKKVGERLAAWIREEGLTDPRLAPNHGWRHRFKTLARRVKMDPGTRDYMQGHVPHNDAEGYGEFEPEVLLYWISKIPAIKA, via the coding sequence ATGGCGGCTCCTTTTCGCAGTCCGGATTCGGGAATTTTCCAGTTGCGGGTCCGCGTTCCGGCTGACCTCGTCGCGGTCGTCGGAAGCGCCGAGGTAAAGGCCAGCCTCCGTACCAGGGACCCAGACGAGGCCAAGCGCGCGTTCCTGCGCAAGATGAACGAGCTTGAGGCCCGATGGGGTTCGCTCAGGCGCGGGGTCACGTCCGTGTCGCAGAAGGAGGCGGTGGCGATCGCCGGCGAATTCTACCGCGACCTCGTGTCCGCCAACGAAGACGACCCGGGCGAGCATGACCTCGCGCTGGGTCGGGTGCTTGCCGCACAGGTGGCTGCCAAGACCAAGGGCACCAAGGTAATCGCCTCCGGCGACCCAGAGATCACGGCGCGACTGCTGCAAGGGTTGATGGACCAGAACAGGGCGTCCGTCATGGATTACCTTGAGCGGCGAGGCGAGCGGGTAGACGGAGCCAGCTTCGAGCGCATCCTGACGGCGGTAAACGGCGCCGTAGCCCAAGGGCGCGAGCAGGTACTGCGGTTCTCGGAGGGAGACTACAGCCCCGATCCGAAGGCGGACAGGTTTCCAGAGCGAGCCGCTGCGCAAGGGAGCGATGCAGGCCTGCCGGCCGATTTCCATGATCTCAAGACCATATACGAGCTCTATGCGGAAGAGGCAAAGCATGCACCCTCCACGAGGAAGAAATGGCGCGCCATCATCGCGGAAGTAGCCGGTCAGATCCCGGACATCCGTGACCTGACGGCGATCTGGTGCGTAGGGTGGAAGGACAGATTGAGGGCCCGCGGGCTTTCGTCGAAATCCATCCAGTTCGGCTATCTCGCCGCGTTGCGGTGCACATGCGGATGGGCCGTCAACAACCTGCGGATCGCGAACAATCCGATGGACCGCATCACGATAAAGGTATCGACGAACCAATCGGCACAAGCCAGGGGATACACGGACAAGGAGGCCAGGTTCGTGCTCGGCCTGACGCGACGCGAGCTTGTCGGGAGATTTTCGGCCGAGACAAGGGCCGCGAGACGCTGGGTGCCTTGGGTCGCCGCCTACACCGGAGCGCGGGTCGGCGAGATCGCCCAGCTCCGAAAGAAGGACATCCAGGAACACGAAGGCGTGTGGCTGGTCTGGATCACGCCGGAGGCCGGCACGGTCAAGGGCGGGAACAGCCGCTTCGTCGCGATCCATCCCGATCTCATCGCTCAAGGCTTCCTTGAGTTCGTGGCTGCCGCAAAGCCAGGGCCGCTCTTCTATAACGCCAAGCGAACCCGCGGCGGCAGCCCGCAGAACCCGAGCTACAAGAAGGTGGGCGAGCGACTGGCCGCCTGGATCAGGGAAGAGGGCCTGACGGACCCGCGGCTTGCCCCGAACCACGGCTGGCGTCACAGGTTCAAGACATTGGCGCGGCGCGTGAAGATGGATCCGGGCACGCGGGACTATATGCAGGGCCATGTCCCCCACAACGATGCAGAGGGCTATGGCGAGTTCGAGCCCGAGGTGCTCCTGTACTGGATTTCGAAGATCCCCGCGATCAAGGCTTAA